Proteins co-encoded in one Pleurodeles waltl isolate 20211129_DDA chromosome 2_2, aPleWal1.hap1.20221129, whole genome shotgun sequence genomic window:
- the FAM110B gene encoding protein FAM110B yields MPTETLQTGSMGKQASPTAAFTSAVPLRILNKGPDYFRRQAEPNPKRLSAVERLEADKAKYVKSQEVINAKQEPVKPAVLAKPPVCPAGKRALSSPTAKMFNNGKTESSVQRENLKLEILKNIINSSEGSSSGSGHKHSSRNWLPHRSDSTELNRHSFAESLKVYPTQDHSSPQESSSNISRRLLEKSSETFLHVSHSSSDIRKVNSSKPLKAIPCSSSAPPLPPKPKLATLSLLKSPENDGLDTGCGVSRRPSLQRSKSDLSDRYFRVDADVERFFNYCGLDPEELENLGMENFARANSDIISLNFRSASMISSDCEQSQDSNSDLRNDDSANDRVPYGISAIERNARIIKWLYSIKQVRESQKVSHV; encoded by the coding sequence ATGCCTACAGAAACACTACAGACAGGTAGCATGGGGAAGCAGGCCAGCCCCACAGCTGCTTTCACATCTGCTGTTCCTCTGCGCATCTTGAATAAAGGACCAGACTACTTCCGCAGGCAGGCAGAGCCTAACCCCAAGAGACTTAGTGCAGTGGAGAGGCTAGAAGCCGACAAAGCAAAGTACGTAAAGAGTCAGGAGGTGATCAATGCCAAACAGGAACCTGTGAAGCCAGCGGTGCTTGCAAAACCACCAGTATGCCCCGCTGGCAAACGAGCCTTGAGCAGCCCTACAGCAAAAATGTTTAACAACGGAAAGACTGAGAGCAGCGTGCAAAGAGAAAATTTAAAGCTTGAAATATTGAAGAATATCATCAACAGCTCTGAAGGCTCAAGCTCAGGGTCTGGCCACAAACACAGTTCTCGAAATTGGCTCCCCCACAGGTCTGACTCAACAGAACTTAACCGGCATTCATTTGCAGAATCCTTAAAGGTTTACCCCACTCAAGACCATTCTAGCCCTCAAGAGAGCAGCTCGAACATTAGCCGCAGGCTACTGGAGAAGTCAAGCGAAACCTTCCTACATGTGTCCCATAGCTCATCTGACATTAGAAAAGTAAACAGCAGCAAGCCTTTGAAAGCGATACCGTGCAGCAGTTCAGCCCCACCTCTGCCTCCAAAACCCAAGCTTGCCACCCTCTCGCTCCTTAAATCTCCAGAGAATGATGGTTTGGATACTGGCTGTGGAGTGAGCCGAAGGCCTTCCCTGCAGCGGTCTAAATCAGACTTAAGTGACCGCTACTTTCGGGTAGATGCAGATGTTGAGAGGTTCTTTAACTATTGTGGACTGGATCCTGAAGAGCTTGAAAACCTTGGAATGGAAAATTTTGCAAGGGCTAATTCGGATATTATATCCCTCAACTTTCGCAGTGCAAGCATGATTAGCTCGGACTGCGAACAGTCTCAGGATAGCAACAGTGACCTTAGAAATGATGACAGTGCCAATGACCGTGTGCCGTATGGCATTTCTGCAATTGAGAGAAATGCCAGAATCATCAAATGGTTGTATAGCATCAAGCAAGTCCGAGAATCACAGAAAGTGTCCCACGTGTGA